A window from Lactiplantibacillus pentosus encodes these proteins:
- a CDS encoding RluA family pseudouridine synthase, which translates to MRFTWINHAPEPMKVKTLLSQHGVTRSLLKKVKFHGGAILVDDQPVLAIHMLTGGETVTMVTPAEVGNDHLGVSNLPIDILYEDRDYLIVNKPAGVASVPAHALPDNTLANRVKGYYRAAGYDNEVVHITTRLDRDTSGIVLFAKHHFAHSIIDHQLKAHAMRKMYLAVVSGDLPDEHGWLDAPIGRAPDSFIKRTTRPDGKPSLTEYWVVKRLRNMTVVRVRLHTGRTHQIRVHFAASGHPLVGDALYGGPRDPWLNRQALHCMQLTFDDPFIEQSLNTFAPLPADIVQLIANNQRANS; encoded by the coding sequence ATGAGGTTTACTTGGATCAATCATGCGCCTGAGCCGATGAAGGTCAAGACGCTGCTCTCCCAACACGGGGTCACGCGGAGTTTGCTGAAAAAAGTGAAGTTTCACGGTGGTGCGATTCTCGTCGATGACCAACCGGTACTTGCGATTCATATGTTGACTGGGGGTGAGACCGTCACGATGGTCACTCCGGCAGAAGTCGGTAACGACCATCTTGGTGTTTCAAATTTGCCAATCGATATTTTGTATGAAGACCGCGACTATTTAATCGTCAACAAGCCCGCTGGCGTGGCTTCAGTGCCAGCCCACGCGTTGCCAGATAATACGCTTGCCAACCGTGTAAAAGGGTACTATCGCGCGGCTGGTTATGATAACGAGGTCGTGCACATTACGACTCGCTTGGACCGCGACACCAGTGGCATCGTGCTATTCGCCAAGCACCATTTTGCCCACTCAATCATCGATCATCAGTTAAAGGCGCATGCGATGCGCAAGATGTATTTAGCCGTGGTCAGTGGTGATTTGCCGGATGAGCATGGCTGGTTAGACGCACCGATCGGACGAGCGCCCGATTCATTTATCAAACGAACCACGCGTCCCGATGGCAAGCCGTCTTTAACCGAGTACTGGGTCGTCAAACGACTACGTAACATGACTGTCGTCCGGGTGCGTTTACACACTGGGCGTACCCATCAGATTCGCGTTCACTTTGCCGCTAGCGGTCATCCGTTGGTGGGAGATGCGCTCTATGGCGGTCCACGTGATCCGTGGCTCAACCGGCAGGCCCTACACTGCATGCAATTGACCTTTGATGATCCATTTATTGAACAGTCACTGAACACGTTTGCACCGCTACCGGCCGACATTGTGCAACTAATTGCGAATAATCAGCGCGCGAATTCCTGA
- a CDS encoding NAD kinase, translating to MKVTIFANESEKSTAVASELHTKLLAAGFEIDDVHPDIVLSVGGDGTLLSAFHHYSHMVDQVRFVGVHTGHLGFYTDWRDYEIDQLITGLLEDNGQSVTYPLLAVDITYADNQTADHYLALNESTLKKLGSTMVADVYIQDELFERFRGDGLCVSTPTGSTAYNKSVGGAVIHPRLDALQMAEIASINNRVFRTLGSPVIVAPYETITIRPQQKSHFVFTADQLDTQPRPIEEIRYSIANRRIAFAQHRHNRFWKRVGTSFIGLDEQ from the coding sequence ATGAAAGTAACTATTTTTGCAAATGAGAGCGAGAAGTCCACGGCAGTCGCCAGTGAACTGCATACGAAATTACTCGCTGCCGGGTTTGAAATTGACGATGTCCATCCTGACATCGTACTCTCGGTTGGGGGTGATGGGACCCTCTTATCAGCGTTCCACCACTACAGCCACATGGTCGACCAAGTTCGATTCGTCGGTGTGCATACCGGACACCTGGGCTTTTACACCGACTGGCGCGACTACGAGATTGACCAACTGATTACTGGACTACTAGAGGATAATGGCCAGAGTGTCACTTATCCGTTGCTAGCAGTGGACATTACTTATGCGGACAACCAGACGGCTGATCATTACTTAGCATTGAACGAATCCACACTCAAAAAGCTGGGGAGTACGATGGTGGCGGATGTCTACATTCAGGATGAATTGTTTGAACGTTTCAGGGGCGATGGCCTCTGTGTCTCGACACCAACGGGCTCCACGGCCTATAACAAATCGGTCGGTGGTGCGGTCATTCATCCACGATTGGACGCGCTCCAGATGGCGGAAATCGCGTCGATCAACAACCGCGTGTTCCGGACATTGGGCTCACCAGTCATCGTGGCACCGTATGAAACGATTACGATTCGGCCGCAACAAAAATCACATTTTGTCTTTACGGCGGACCAGTTGGATACCCAACCACGTCCGATCGAAGAAATCCGCTATTCGATTGCAAATCGGCGCATCGCTTTTGCGCAGCACCGGCACAATCGTTTCTGGAAACGGGTCGGGACGTCCTTCATTGGGTTGGACGAACAATGA
- a CDS encoding GTP pyrophosphokinase, with translation MEDWNHFLLPYQQAVDELKVKLRGMRKQFRDLNQHEPIEFVTGRVKPVDSIKEKMTRRKVQEDRLEQDMQDIAGLRIMCQFVEDIYQVVDLLRKRTDMTILEERDYISNEKPSGYRSYHIVIEYPVQMVGGEKKILAEIQVRTLAMNFWATIEHSLNYKYQGDFPENLSQRLQRAAEAAFSLDKEMSEIREEIQEAQSLFSYGKGPGNDEPDSTKEDQNS, from the coding sequence ATGGAAGATTGGAATCATTTTTTACTGCCTTATCAACAAGCGGTTGATGAGTTGAAAGTTAAATTACGGGGAATGCGGAAACAATTTCGCGATTTAAATCAGCACGAACCGATTGAATTTGTAACGGGGCGAGTCAAGCCCGTCGATAGTATCAAAGAAAAAATGACCCGGCGTAAGGTTCAAGAAGACCGGCTGGAACAAGATATGCAGGATATTGCTGGCTTAAGAATCATGTGCCAGTTCGTAGAAGATATTTACCAAGTCGTCGATTTATTGCGTAAACGGACCGACATGACGATTCTGGAAGAACGGGACTATATCAGCAATGAAAAGCCGTCTGGTTACCGCTCATACCACATCGTCATCGAATATCCGGTTCAAATGGTCGGTGGTGAGAAAAAAATCCTCGCTGAAATCCAAGTCCGGACGTTAGCCATGAATTTTTGGGCGACCATCGAACATTCACTTAACTATAAATATCAAGGGGACTTTCCCGAAAATTTGAGTCAACGATTGCAACGCGCTGCCGAAGCGGCCTTCAGTCTTGATAAAGAAATGTCAGAAATTCGCGAGGAAATCCAGGAAGCTCAGAGCTTGTTTTCATACGGCAAAGGGCCAGGTAATGATGAACCTGACAGTACAAAGGAAGATCAAAATTCATGA
- a CDS encoding DsbA family protein, with the protein MLEVYLFVNPLANQCVRDEQNVLRLANDSDKQIQFQFVPLLNISVIQRALKSQGIKTTDWHAQNQQSQTLYRVILDYKAALFQGKKRGRNFLIALQSAMLKAGQHYSEELVKTVATDCRIDLDMFMEDRNSELAKQAFHADQRLASEMNITEASSAVVFDCDQYDYGVLLEHFNYETLFDLVNGNLDPFQEANRATNTSCANLSSAQLHVL; encoded by the coding sequence GTGTTAGAAGTGTATTTATTTGTAAATCCGTTGGCAAACCAATGCGTACGCGACGAACAGAACGTGTTACGGTTGGCAAATGACTCAGACAAACAAATCCAATTTCAATTCGTACCGTTACTTAATATCAGTGTGATTCAACGGGCTTTGAAGTCCCAAGGCATTAAGACGACTGACTGGCATGCCCAGAATCAACAATCACAGACTTTGTATCGGGTTATTTTGGACTACAAAGCGGCCCTGTTCCAAGGCAAAAAACGTGGGCGTAACTTTTTAATTGCGCTCCAATCTGCAATGCTCAAAGCCGGGCAACATTATTCGGAGGAGCTTGTCAAAACCGTCGCAACTGACTGTCGAATTGATTTGGACATGTTTATGGAAGATCGGAATAGTGAACTGGCTAAGCAGGCCTTCCACGCCGATCAACGACTCGCATCCGAAATGAACATTACCGAAGCCTCATCCGCGGTCGTTTTCGACTGCGATCAATATGATTATGGGGTCTTACTCGAGCATTTTAATTACGAGACGCTCTTTGACCTCGTCAACGGCAATCTGGATCCATTCCAAGAAGCCAACCGGGCCACAAATACGAGTTGCGCCAACCTTTCCAGTGCACAACTACACGTTTTATAA